From Candidatus Campbellbacteria bacterium:
ATGGTCGCCAGGGCCCGTGTTATCCGTCCATAACAGCCACGGCTCGGACTATCATCGTAAGTAGCGAAACACCTCGCTCGCTCGTGCTTCTGACCGCTTTCACAGTCCAGTGGGCACTCGTGGCGCTGGCCTACTGGGTAAGTGCGCCTCCATTACTTCGTGCATTTTCGTTTCCGGTAAAAATGATCGCACCCGCCACTAAAGCACCTATAGTAAGTCCGGCTACAACGATTGCTATGGGTACTCCGTACTCTTTTTGTGTATTAGTTTGCATATAATTACCAATTAAAAACCACCATGTCCGGGCTGTGCTCCACGTACCTTTTCCGGCCCACGATTATCATACCTTGTAATAAAGTCCCCTATACGCTCTTCATCAACAATACCGCTCTCTACGTCGAAAGTATCAACCCTGCCCCAAGCTACCAGTGAGATATCTCCTTCATTCTCTTCTCGGGGTGATACGACTACATATTGACCGGCAAAAGATTCAAGAACATCTTTTGATTCGTCGCTGATGTCGGGATGATACGTAATCCATATATCGCCGTGTTCAAGGTTATGTACTACACGCTCATCGGGCAACGGAGATTCATAAAATCCTCCACGCGTGCTTGCGGCATAATGCCATCCGGAAGAAGGTGGGTTAGAGTTATACTCCGAGTGTAATTCTCCCTCTTCGATATGCTGGCGACCTTGAATCGAGTATTTTTCGCTAAAGTCTTCCCCGTCAGGGCCGGTAGCTCCGGCAAGCAACACGAGACCGTATCCCAGACCGGCTGCAACAAGTATCCAGACGACATAGCGAGTAATTGATTTTCGTAAATCAGCCCTGCGAGCTTGCGCGCGCTCTTTTTCGCGTACCTGCTCGCGTTTTTGCTTTTTTTGTTCGTAGTTATTTTTTGCTTCACCTTCCATACATTAATTGTAAGTCGTGTTACTTTTAAACTCCCAACAATGATCTTATTCTGCCTTCATCAAAGCCAATGATCATCTCCTCGCCAATAAATATAACAGGCACTCCCATTTGTCCGCTTCTTTGGATCATTTCTTCTCGCTTAGCGACATCAGTTGCTACGTCGTGATCGGTGAATTCAACGTTGTTCTCTTTAAAGAATTCTTTAGCGGCGTGGCAAAAATGACATGACGGTGTTGAGTATATAGTTACGTTTTGCATAATATTTTTTTACTTAGTTGTTATTAATTTATAATTTACTTATAAAGCTCTGTATCCGGATGTACGGCAAGCCAAGAAAACCAAAAGCCAGTGACGTGGGGAATTACTTCTTCCTCTGCCGTAAACTCGATCTCTCCCACGTCGGTTTTGCTTATGGTGATCTCCTTTCCGGCAAATGTATCTGTGGTGGTCTCTGAAAGCGCGCTACCGTGGTAGGCCTTGTATTGTCCGTCTATCTCTATACCGTGCACGAGTTCTTTTGGGTGTAAACGTGAATCGTTGAACGTAGCACCGTACGATACAGAATCACTGGTGTAGTAACCGCCGTATGGATCACGCGCGTAATCGCGATCGGAGCCGGTCTCGCGCGATAGGACAAGCGTGTCTGGATATTCTTCCTGCCAACTTTCCCAACGCACTACATTCGAACGGATAATGGCAAGCTTCTCGCCCGTGTTAGGGCCAAGCACAGCTTCCCCGAGAACTTGAGACCACAGCGATTCTTCGTCTTCGTTTGACGCGCGGTTATACATTAAAAGATTCGACTGCCAGAGACGCCCAGACACACCGAACTCTTGTATTTCTCCACCCACCCTCCTTTCAAATACAACTCCGGTGGCGCACAACGGACAATATGTCACCAGAACCGACTTTTCGTTTATGGTGTCGTTTACGATCTCGTGCCACACGAGGATCCGATATGGATAAAAGCGCGCCTCGCCGCCTACTACAAGTCCAATGCCGGTATCAGTTTCTTTTAGAAAGTCGGCTTCTTCGGCAGACAAGAATTGAGGATCATCGATTGAAGGAATACCGTCTTTGCCGGGACCACCCGAGATAATTTCGTCGAGCGGGATAGAGTGCTTCACGTCGTCTGTTACTAAAATTTCTCGCTCTGTCATATTTTGTGATGTAGTTGAATTATTTGATCCGTCCGCTTCTTCATCATTGTTTTCAAGAATTTGTGTTTCTCCTGACGGTACACTGAATACATTTCTATCAAGGTACCAAGAGATCCCCAGTACTACCGCGACTACAATTATTAAAATGACAAAGAATTGAATTTTCATATTTTATTTCAAAGACTCGATCACTTTCGCGATCTTCTCGGTAAGTTTTGTGTCTGTCGGTAGGTAACACTTTGTTTTTCCGGTACGGACACTTTTTACAACTCCCTGGGCTTCTAGAAAAGACAGCTGGTGCGAGGTCGCCGACTGCGATATACCAATAGCTTCTGATAGTTCATTAACACACAAGTCTCTTTTGGTACTTAACAAGACTTTCATCAAGTTAAAGCGATGAGAATTTGAGAGTGTCTTTATTGCCGACCGCGCGACATTAGAGGGATCAACTTTTTGCTTTTCTTTTACATATGTTGATTTTGTCATATGTTCATATGTTATACACAAGTACTGCCCGTGTCAAACTTTATACCCTGTTATACTTCTAGGTATGACCTTGCGGTCTTAGCTTATAAAATTTTATGGAAATATTTACACAAGTACAAAAAGCAGAAAATAAATTACACAAAAACCCGATTGTGTTAGTTCACGGCTCATGGGGTTCATCAGCAATGTGGATGGGATACACACAGTCCCTTTCAGAAAAAGGTTGGGATGTATACGCGCTCGATCTCCGCGGCCACGGAAAAAGCGAAGGCGATGTCGCCGGAACAACAATGAAAGACTATGTATCTGACATTAGACAAATTGTGTCAGAATATGACCTCGAAGATCCGGTAGTTATTGGGCATTCTATGGGCGGATTGGTAACCCTAATGTACGCAAGAGACTACGACGCTAGCGCGGTTGTAGCGATCGACCCAAGCCCGACAATAGAAGTACAGGGCGAAAGTGAAAAGAAGAGCTACCAGGATAGATACTCTCCAGTGGATGCCGGTATGCCTACTGATCCCAAAGAAGTGATTGAGGCTTTCCCGGACATTCCCCAAGAGAAACTTATGAAGATGAAAGAGATGCTGGGAGCTGAATCCGGAGACGCGCGAAGTGAGAGAAAGCTCGGTATATCAGTACCAAAGGAAAGTCTGACTATGCCTGTTTTATTCGTCGGGGGAGAGCTAGGAGAATCGGTCCCGTTTGGTATTGGAATAAAGACGGCACAAGCAATGGCTGACTATTACGAAAAAGAAGCGATCGAAATAAAAGGAGCAACTCATCCGGGAATACTGATCGGAGAGAACGCGCATAGTGCCGTAGAACAAATTGAAAACTGGCTTATTACAAATGTAACTTCATAGATCATTATGATAGACCTTATACCACTTGCTTCAATGAGCGATCTTGTACTTCTCGTTGTACGAATTATCGCCGGTGTCACAATGATCTACTACGGTTGGCCAAAGATCAAAGATCTCAAGGCAAACGCGCGTGATTTCGAATCTATGGGTTTCAAACCCGGCATGCTGCACGGTACGCTGGTCGCAATTGTCGAATTCTTTGGTGGGATAGCAGTTGTACTTGGCTTTTTCACTTGGGCTGCCGCTTTAGCGTTCGGATTTGAAATGATCATGGGTGCACTCTACAAAATTACAAAAACTGACAAGCCTTTTACAGACTGGTCTTACGATCTTTTACTTTTGGCGATCATGCTTGTTCTTCTTGCTTTTGGACCGGGCAAAATTGCACTAAGCGCCCTATTCTAACAAACACGACTTATTTTTCTTGCGCTCGTTCTGT
This genomic window contains:
- a CDS encoding DUF3105 domain-containing protein, whose product is MEGEAKNNYEQKKQKREQVREKERAQARRADLRKSITRYVVWILVAAGLGYGLVLLAGATGPDGEDFSEKYSIQGRQHIEEGELHSEYNSNPPSSGWHYAASTRGGFYESPLPDERVVHNLEHGDIWITYHPDISDESKDVLESFAGQYVVVSPREENEGDISLVAWGRVDTFDVESGIVDEERIGDFITRYDNRGPEKVRGAQPGHGGF
- a CDS encoding glutaredoxin domain-containing protein; translated protein: MQNVTIYSTPSCHFCHAAKEFFKENNVEFTDHDVATDVAKREEMIQRSGQMGVPVIFIGEEMIIGFDEGRIRSLLGV
- a CDS encoding DUF3179 domain-containing protein: MKIQFFVILIIVVAVVLGISWYLDRNVFSVPSGETQILENNDEEADGSNNSTTSQNMTEREILVTDDVKHSIPLDEIISGGPGKDGIPSIDDPQFLSAEEADFLKETDTGIGLVVGGEARFYPYRILVWHEIVNDTINEKSVLVTYCPLCATGVVFERRVGGEIQEFGVSGRLWQSNLLMYNRASNEDEESLWSQVLGEAVLGPNTGEKLAIIRSNVVRWESWQEEYPDTLVLSRETGSDRDYARDPYGGYYTSDSVSYGATFNDSRLHPKELVHGIEIDGQYKAYHGSALSETTTDTFAGKEITISKTDVGEIEFTAEEEVIPHVTGFWFSWLAVHPDTELYK
- a CDS encoding winged helix-turn-helix domain-containing protein; the protein is MTKSTYVKEKQKVDPSNVARSAIKTLSNSHRFNLMKVLLSTKRDLCVNELSEAIGISQSATSHQLSFLEAQGVVKSVRTGKTKCYLPTDTKLTEKIAKVIESLK
- a CDS encoding alpha/beta hydrolase, giving the protein MEIFTQVQKAENKLHKNPIVLVHGSWGSSAMWMGYTQSLSEKGWDVYALDLRGHGKSEGDVAGTTMKDYVSDIRQIVSEYDLEDPVVIGHSMGGLVTLMYARDYDASAVVAIDPSPTIEVQGESEKKSYQDRYSPVDAGMPTDPKEVIEAFPDIPQEKLMKMKEMLGAESGDARSERKLGISVPKESLTMPVLFVGGELGESVPFGIGIKTAQAMADYYEKEAIEIKGATHPGILIGENAHSAVEQIENWLITNVTS
- a CDS encoding DoxX family protein: MIDLIPLASMSDLVLLVVRIIAGVTMIYYGWPKIKDLKANARDFESMGFKPGMLHGTLVAIVEFFGGIAVVLGFFTWAAALAFGFEMIMGALYKITKTDKPFTDWSYDLLLLAIMLVLLAFGPGKIALSALF